The Helicobacter anatolicus genomic interval TAAAGGAAAAACAAGGGGATAGCAAGAAAAAAGAAACAGCAAATTTATACAAAAAAGATTTCAAAAAAAATAATAAGTCTTTTTATAAATCTTTATAAAAATAGCTTTAAAAACTACATTCTATGATTTTAGAATATCGAGATTCCCTCTTTGACTTAAAAGTCAAGGGGATGCAAGAGGGGTAGGAAATTATTTTAAAATATTGTTTAAGCGCACAGCAGTGTCGTTTTTTGATAGACTAAGGCGCACGATACTATCTTCATATGCTCCTAAAGAATGCACGATCTTGGCGTCTAGAGTGACCATATCAAGAGCATTAAGCACAACTTCTTCTTGATCAATTTTAAACCAAATTTTTCCTTTTAATACTTGTACGCTAATATCAAATGGCGCAGAATGTTCTTTCATAACACAATCTTTTGGCATAGTGATTTGGATTTCTTTGGCACTTTGATTTTCATGTAGGATTTTTGTACCAAATTTTTCAAAGTTATCATGATTCCAGTGAATAATTTGCATATTTTTCCTTTGAATTTTTTGGGTAGTATAGCATTTAAAATTAGATAAAAAGTTATATTTTAAGTTGAAAAAAAATTAAAAATTGGGCTATTTTATTCTGGCTTTGATTTTTATTGTAATTTTTCATTTCAAGGAGAGAGTGTGAAAATAAAATTTAATGGACAGATTGTAGATACTTCATTTGAAAGCAGTTTGGAGTTTTTTATCCATCATAGTAAAGATGAAAATGATGTGTGGATTGTTAATGGTTTTGCAACGAAGATGAACGAAAAATTGAAAGAAAATGATGAGTTATTTTGTATTCCTAGAAATACTTTGCCACCAAAAGAAGCATTAGATTCTATGATGAGGGCGCGTCATACTCCCAGGCTTCATGAGAAATTAAAAAAGGGAAGTGTTGCGGTGTGTGGGCTTGGTGGATTGGGTTCTCATATTGCAATTATGCTTGCAAGAAGTGGGGTGGGGCGATTGCGTTTGATTGATTTTGATGTTGTTGAACCTAGTAATTTAAATCGTCAATCTTACATGGTGGAAGATTTGGGAAAATTTAAAACCGAGGCATTAAAAAGTCAAATTGAAAAAATTAATCCTTTTATTGAGGTGTGTATTCATACATTAAAAATTGATGAAGAAAATATTAAAGATTTGTTTGTTGGTGATGCCATAGTGTGTGAAGCATTTGATAGTGCTATTGCAAAGGCAATTTTGATAAAAAATCTTCATAAGTTTTTTAAGGATACAATTTTAATTTGTGGCTCTGGATTGGCAGGATACGGGGATTCTAATAGCATACAAACTAGAAAAATTGCAAATAATTTTTATATGTGTGGGGATTTGAAAAGTGAGGCAAAAGTAGGTAGAGGGTTGATGGCACCGCGTGTAAATATTTGTGCAGGACATCAAGCAAATTTGGTATTAGAGCTTTTGGCCGAGGCTTATGAAAAATAATAGAAATTGAAATTGTAAAAATAAAAATCATTTTTTTGGATAATCCTTACTTTTGAGGACAAAATTTTTTTATAAAGATACAAAATGTAACAATTTAATATTAAAAGTTCTAAAAAGTTACATCAATCCTGTCTTTTGCTAAAAAACTTGTTTATCATTGTGAATAGACTATAGAAAGATAAGGAGTAGATATTGAGCAAGTGGAATAAGACAGATATTATGTGGATTTTGAGTCTTTATGGCACAGCAATTGGTGCAGGCGTGCTATTTTTACCCATTAATGCGGGAATGGGGGGATTGATCCCATTGCTTGCAATGCTGGTTTTAGCATTTCCATTGACATATCTTACACATAGAGCTTTATGTAGATTTGTTTTGGAAGGGTCAGAAAAAAGTGATGATATTACAGTTGTGGGGGAAAAGTATTTTGGTAAATTTGGCGGAGGGGTTTTAACACTGCTTTATTTTTTTGCAATTTTTCCTATTTTATTAGTTTATAGTGTGGGAATCACAAATAATATTTCAAGTTTCATGATACATCAACTAGGAATGGGAGAACCAGATCGCTTGCTTCTTTCTTTTTGTGTTGTAGCAGTTTTGATGGCGGTAGTGAGTTTTGGGGAAGAAATTATTGTAAAAACAATGTCAGTAATTGTATTTCCGTTTATCGCGGTACTTGTGATTAGTGCATTGTGGTTGATTCCAAAATGGAATGGTGCATTGTTTGAAAATATTAGCTTTAGTGGTATAGATGGACAAAATCTTTGGGTGGTAATGTTGTTGATTTTACCAACAATGGTATTTGCCTTTAATCACTCTCCAATTATTTCTTCACTAGCCGTGCATTGTAAAGAGCAGTATGGAAAAGATGCGGATAAGAAGGCTTCAAGCATTATTGCAGGAAGTAATATTTTAATGTTAATTACAGTAATGTTTTTTGTTTTTTCTTGTGCAATGTGTTTGAGCCCAGAAGAGTTTCAAGAAGCAAAGGCAGAAAATCTTCCTATTTTGTCGTATTTAGCTAATCATTTTAATGATATGACAGTTTTTGCATTTTTAGCACCAATTGTGGCTTTTGTGGCAATGAGCAAGTCATTTTTTGGGCATTATTTAGGTGCAAGAGAGGGGCTTAATAGAATTTTATTCCATATAACAGGTGATAAAATTTCCTTGGGAATGGCCAATAAGATTACAGGTATTATTACTTTTATTGTTGCTTGGTTAGTGGCTTATAAAGATCCAAATGTTCTGGGAATTATTGAGAGTATTGGTGGTCCTATTTTGGCAATTATTCTTTATCTCATGCCTTTGTATGCAATTTATAAATTCCCTCAATTGCATAAATATAAAAATTTTGCACAAAATATATTTATTTTTATCTTTGGATTGATTACAATTTCAACGGTAATTTATAAAATGTTTTTTTAGGATTATAGAATGAATAGTATTTTAGATATTTATAAAGTAGGTGTTGGGCCATCGAGTTCTCATACAATGGGACCCATGAAAATCGCAAAGCATTTTGTCGATTTGTTGATTAATCAAAATCTTGTTGAAAAAACTACGCGTATTCTTGTGGATGTTTATGGCTCTTTGTCTCTTACAGGAAAGGGACATCAAACAGATTTGGCAATTTTTTTAGGGTTAGCAGGAAATGCGGCTGATACTGTAGATATTGATCTTATTCCTACTTTTTTAAAGAATCTAAAAGAGCAAAAATATTTAAGGGTTTATGGGGGGAAATATCAAATCCCTTTTGATGATGAAAAAGATATTATTTTTCATAAAGAATTTTTAAAGTTACATGAAAATGGTTTAAGAATCACTGCATTTAGCGGAGATGATGTGATATTGTGCAAGACTTATTATTCTGTAGGTGGAGGTAGGATTGTCGAAGAAGAGAAATTTGGACAAGAGAATCTTAGCAGTCATCAAGTGCCTTATCCTTTTTCTTCAGCTAAAGAGTTGTTGGACTATTGCAATGAAAATTCTTTGTCGATTTCTTCAATTGTGATAGAAAATGAGCTCGTATCTCACAGCATGGAAGAGATTAAAGCCTATTTTGATACGATTTATTTTACTATGAAAGCTTGTATGTTGCGTGGTTTTAATAAAGAGGGGCTTTTGCCTGGATGTTTAAAGGTAGCAAGAAGGGCACCTTTGTTATATCGTGAGTTGATTGCAAATAAAGCAAATCAAGAGGATCCAATGAGGGTTTTTGATTGGGTAAATCTTTTTGCTTTGGCTATTTCTGAGGAAAATGCATCTGGAGGGAGAATTGTTACTGCCCCTACAAATGGTGCATGTGGGATTGTTCCTGCGGTATTGTTTTATTATGATCATTTTGTTCAAAAACTTGATCAAGATATGTATATGCGTTATTTTGCTACAAGCGCTGCTATTGGTTTGCTTTATGAGACAAATGCCTCAATTAGTGGGGCAGAAGTAGGGTGTCAGGGTGAAGTAGGCGTAGCTTGTTCAATGGCGGCAGCAGGTCTTGCAGAGTTGCTTGGTGGAAATGCAAAACAAGTGTGCATGGCTGCAGAAATTGGTATGGAGCATAATTTGGGGCTTACTTGCGATCCAGTAGCAGGGTTGGTGCAAATTCCTTGTATTGAGAGAAATGCAATTGCGTCTATTAAGGCAATTAATGCGGCAAGAATGGCACTTTCTCGTAGGAGTGATGCAAAAGTAAGTCTTG includes:
- a CDS encoding L-serine ammonia-lyase; its protein translation is MNSILDIYKVGVGPSSSHTMGPMKIAKHFVDLLINQNLVEKTTRILVDVYGSLSLTGKGHQTDLAIFLGLAGNAADTVDIDLIPTFLKNLKEQKYLRVYGGKYQIPFDDEKDIIFHKEFLKLHENGLRITAFSGDDVILCKTYYSVGGGRIVEEEKFGQENLSSHQVPYPFSSAKELLDYCNENSLSISSIVIENELVSHSMEEIKAYFDTIYFTMKACMLRGFNKEGLLPGCLKVARRAPLLYRELIANKANQEDPMRVFDWVNLFALAISEENASGGRIVTAPTNGACGIVPAVLFYYDHFVQKLDQDMYMRYFATSAAIGLLYETNASISGAEVGCQGEVGVACSMAAAGLAELLGGNAKQVCMAAEIGMEHNLGLTCDPVAGLVQIPCIERNAIASIKAINAARMALSRRSDAKVSLDDVIATMYQTGRDMHAKYKETSQGGLALTLNHCG
- a CDS encoding cupin domain-containing protein, whose product is MQIIHWNHDNFEKFGTKILHENQSAKEIQITMPKDCVMKEHSAPFDISVQVLKGKIWFKIDQEEVVLNALDMVTLDAKIVHSLGAYEDSIVRLSLSKNDTAVRLNNILK
- the thiF gene encoding thiamine biosynthesis protein ThiF; its protein translation is MKIKFNGQIVDTSFESSLEFFIHHSKDENDVWIVNGFATKMNEKLKENDELFCIPRNTLPPKEALDSMMRARHTPRLHEKLKKGSVAVCGLGGLGSHIAIMLARSGVGRLRLIDFDVVEPSNLNRQSYMVEDLGKFKTEALKSQIEKINPFIEVCIHTLKIDEENIKDLFVGDAIVCEAFDSAIAKAILIKNLHKFFKDTILICGSGLAGYGDSNSIQTRKIANNFYMCGDLKSEAKVGRGLMAPRVNICAGHQANLVLELLAEAYEK
- a CDS encoding SLC5/6 family protein, which encodes MWILSLYGTAIGAGVLFLPINAGMGGLIPLLAMLVLAFPLTYLTHRALCRFVLEGSEKSDDITVVGEKYFGKFGGGVLTLLYFFAIFPILLVYSVGITNNISSFMIHQLGMGEPDRLLLSFCVVAVLMAVVSFGEEIIVKTMSVIVFPFIAVLVISALWLIPKWNGALFENISFSGIDGQNLWVVMLLILPTMVFAFNHSPIISSLAVHCKEQYGKDADKKASSIIAGSNILMLITVMFFVFSCAMCLSPEEFQEAKAENLPILSYLANHFNDMTVFAFLAPIVAFVAMSKSFFGHYLGAREGLNRILFHITGDKISLGMANKITGIITFIVAWLVAYKDPNVLGIIESIGGPILAIILYLMPLYAIYKFPQLHKYKNFAQNIFIFIFGLITISTVIYKMFF